The following coding sequences are from one Lolium rigidum isolate FL_2022 chromosome 6, APGP_CSIRO_Lrig_0.1, whole genome shotgun sequence window:
- the LOC124664731 gene encoding uncharacterized protein LOC124664731, with the protein MPLASPPRYAKLDFATYDGVEDPLNWLNQCEQFFRGQRTLASDRTWLASYHLRGAAQTWYYSLEQDEGDMPPWDRFRELCLLRFGPPIRGSRLAELGRLAFTTTVQDFADRFQALACHAPGVTGQQRAELFIGGLPDHIRVDTVDVGEGDPTTGTVAAASETADPTDAAATAFVVSLHALAGIRHERTMLLPVTIQGEPLVALLDTGSTHNFLPAATMRRLTL; encoded by the exons ATGCCGCTGGCCTCGCCCCCACGCTACGCCAAGCTGGACTTCGCTACGTATGACGGCGTCGAAGACCCCCTCAACTGGCTCAACCAGTGCGAGCAGTTCTTCCGGGGACAGCGTACCCTTGCTTCGGACCGGACGTGGCTCGCCTCGTAccacctccgcggcgccgcccagACATGGTACTACTCCCTGGAGCAGGACGAGGGTGACATGCCCCCATGGGACCGGTTCCGTGAGCTCTGCCTTCTCCGCTTCGGCCCCCCAATCCGCGGCAGCCGCTTGGCGGAACTTGGGCGTTTGGCGTTCACCACCacggtgcaggacttcgccgaccgcttccagGCCCTCGCATGCCATGCGCCCGGCGTGACGGGCCAACAGCGCGCCGAGCTCTTCATTGGCGGCCTCCCGGACCACATCCGTGTGGAC ACAGTTGACGTGGGGGAGGGCGACCCGACAACCGGGACGGTTGCCGCCGCGTCCGAGACGGCCGACCCGACCGACGCGGCTGCCACGGCCTTCGTCGTCTCTCTACACGCGCTCGCCGGCATCCGCCACGAGCGGACGATGCTGCTGCCGGTCACTATCCAGGGCGAGCCTCTGGTGGCGCTGTTGGACACGGGGTCTACGCATAACTTTCTCCCCGCCGCCACTATGCGCCGCCTCACGCTATAG